The following coding sequences lie in one Pseudoalteromonas sp. Scap06 genomic window:
- a CDS encoding CBS domain-containing protein: MSNFKELRTQDISHGTIADTFTNEAVIDLTSPATRIVTSFTQTSPMRAAFDTTIEQASKQLNAQPSDFILVTDEQQKLIGIVASADLQSSKIMILSQRLGLPRSEISLRYLMTPLSNLMGVSMKSLSYSCIGDALQTMEHHGAMFILVTAANNEISGLISARDIARKLQIPVHISPIAHTFSEVLESVEHPH; this comes from the coding sequence ATGTCTAACTTTAAAGAACTCCGTACCCAAGACATTTCGCATGGCACTATTGCTGATACTTTTACTAATGAGGCTGTGATTGATTTAACCTCTCCAGCAACACGTATAGTAACTAGCTTTACTCAAACAAGTCCTATGCGCGCAGCGTTTGATACAACCATTGAACAAGCATCAAAACAGTTAAATGCTCAGCCCTCTGATTTTATTTTAGTGACTGACGAACAACAAAAACTAATTGGTATTGTCGCAAGTGCTGATTTACAAAGCTCAAAAATCATGATTTTATCGCAGCGTTTAGGCTTGCCTCGTAGTGAAATTAGCTTACGCTATTTAATGACACCGCTGAGTAATTTAATGGGTGTAAGTATGAAAAGCTTAAGCTATTCATGTATCGGTGATGCACTGCAAACTATGGAGCATCATGGCGCTATGTTTATATTAGTTACTGCGGCTAATAATGAAATAAGTGGTTTAATTTCAGCACGCGATATAGCACGTAAGCTGCAAATTCCTGTTCATATTAGCCCAATAGCGCACACATTTAGTGAAGTACTCGAAAGTGTAGAGCACCCTCACTAA
- the speA gene encoding biosynthetic arginine decarboxylase: protein MTWGLETARATYNVAHWSDGYFDINAQGELIAYPDGDQTKPAISLSQLTEQFKQQGLTLPVLVRFTDILKNRVDTLTNAFTQARSNRAYNGKYTCVYPIKVNQQRSVVSKLLAHPSGLVGLEAGSKPELMAILGVAKEPITIVCNGYKDSEFLRLACIGQAMGHSVKIVVEKLSELTTLLEEIDNLGIEPAIGIRIRLNSVGKGKWQNTGGEKGKFGLTAGQVLSAVEVLKQHNKLHLMQMVHFHIGSQIANIRDIHRALRECARHFAELTQYGVPLNTVDVGGGLGVDYEGSGSRSACSMNYTVEEYARNVVNAFAEVCDQHNLAHPAIITESGRALTAHHAVLITDVIDVEKAPNHLNPEPPVKNSALVLDEMWQCLQRLNPRMALEIYHDAMHLFSEAHDQYVHGLVSMLEWAKIEQLYFTILHRVRASLSSNARAHREVLDDLNEKLADKLFVNFSLFQSLPDVWGIQQLFPVMPIENLTQPLTQRAIIQDITCDSDGQIREYVEGAGIETSLPIPEYTQGQQYHIAMFMVGAYQEILGDLHNLFGDTDSVHVELNEQGYVLTNAIKGDSVKDVLKFVDYDSELLADNFATQINKLDVSEHCKEGYLAELNAGLEGYTYFED from the coding sequence ATGACTTGGGGTTTAGAAACAGCACGTGCTACATACAATGTTGCTCATTGGAGCGATGGTTATTTTGATATTAACGCACAAGGTGAATTGATAGCCTATCCGGATGGCGACCAAACAAAACCTGCCATTTCTTTAAGCCAGCTTACTGAGCAATTTAAACAGCAAGGATTAACCTTACCTGTATTGGTGCGCTTTACCGATATTTTAAAAAACCGTGTAGATACGCTCACCAATGCGTTTACTCAAGCGCGTAGCAACCGTGCATATAATGGTAAATACACCTGTGTTTACCCTATAAAAGTAAATCAACAGCGCTCTGTAGTCAGTAAACTATTGGCACACCCAAGTGGTTTAGTGGGGCTTGAAGCCGGTTCTAAACCTGAACTAATGGCAATTTTAGGTGTGGCAAAAGAGCCTATTACTATTGTATGTAACGGCTACAAAGACAGTGAGTTTTTACGTTTAGCCTGTATTGGTCAAGCAATGGGGCACAGCGTTAAAATTGTGGTTGAAAAACTCTCTGAGCTAACCACACTGCTGGAAGAAATTGATAATTTAGGTATTGAGCCTGCTATTGGTATTCGCATTCGCCTAAATTCGGTTGGTAAAGGTAAATGGCAAAATACCGGTGGTGAAAAAGGTAAGTTTGGCTTAACTGCAGGACAAGTACTCAGTGCAGTGGAAGTGCTCAAGCAACATAACAAGTTGCATTTAATGCAAATGGTACATTTTCATATTGGTTCTCAAATTGCCAATATTCGCGATATTCATCGTGCTTTGCGCGAATGTGCTCGCCATTTTGCTGAATTAACTCAATACGGTGTACCGCTCAATACTGTTGATGTGGGTGGCGGGCTTGGCGTTGACTACGAAGGTTCAGGCTCACGTAGTGCTTGCTCAATGAATTACACAGTTGAAGAATATGCGCGTAATGTAGTAAATGCATTTGCCGAGGTGTGCGACCAACATAACTTAGCTCACCCTGCAATTATTACCGAATCTGGCCGTGCTCTTACTGCACATCATGCGGTGCTTATTACCGATGTGATTGATGTTGAAAAAGCACCAAATCATTTAAACCCAGAACCACCTGTTAAAAACAGTGCCTTAGTATTGGATGAAATGTGGCAGTGTTTACAACGTTTGAACCCGCGTATGGCATTAGAGATTTATCATGATGCAATGCACTTATTTAGTGAAGCACACGATCAATACGTACATGGTTTAGTAAGCATGCTAGAGTGGGCGAAAATAGAGCAGCTTTACTTTACTATTTTACATCGCGTTCGTGCTTCATTAAGCTCTAATGCACGAGCTCACCGCGAAGTGCTGGATGATTTAAACGAAAAACTAGCCGATAAACTGTTTGTGAATTTTTCATTATTTCAGTCGTTACCCGATGTGTGGGGCATTCAGCAGTTATTTCCGGTTATGCCCATCGAAAACCTAACGCAGCCGCTTACTCAGCGCGCTATTATCCAAGACATTACTTGTGATTCTGACGGGCAAATACGTGAGTACGTTGAAGGTGCAGGAATTGAAACCAGTTTACCTATTCCTGAATATACACAAGGTCAGCAGTATCATATTGCGATGTTTATGGTAGGGGCATACCAAGAGATTTTAGGTGACTTACATAACCTATTTGGTGATACCGATTCAGTTCATGTTGAGCTTAATGAGCAAGGATATGTATTAACCAATGCCATTAAAGGTGACAGCGTTAAGGATGTATTAAAATTTGTTGATTATGATAGCGAGTTATTAGCTGATAACTTTGCCACTCAGATTAATAAACTTGATGTATCAGAGCACTGTAAAGAAGGTTACTTAGCCGAGCTTAATGCAGGGCTTGAAGGCTACACCTATTTTGAAGATTAA
- the speE gene encoding polyamine aminopropyltransferase, giving the protein MANLDQSKWFTEISDRDGSAFSLRINKKLDEKQSPFQKVEMFETTDFGNLMIIDGCTMVSSRENFFYHEMISHPALLAHPNPKNVVIIGGGDCGTLREVLKHPSVETVTQIDIDEVVTQMSLKYFPELCESNNDPRATVMFDDGIKYMREAAGESIDVVIVDGTDPVGPGEGLFNHAFYTSCLNALRPGGILVQQSESPLMHMPLLVEMREAMLSVGFNDLQTLPFPQPIYPSGLWSVTLARKSEAFNGFREDGAAIIAEHSEYYNGGIHHGALATPNYMKRAFNKK; this is encoded by the coding sequence ATGGCAAATTTAGATCAAAGTAAGTGGTTTACTGAAATTAGCGACCGCGATGGCAGCGCATTTTCATTACGTATTAACAAAAAGTTAGATGAAAAACAGTCTCCTTTTCAAAAAGTAGAAATGTTTGAAACCACAGACTTTGGTAATTTAATGATCATTGATGGTTGCACTATGGTGAGTAGCCGTGAAAACTTTTTTTATCATGAAATGATCAGCCACCCAGCATTACTAGCACACCCAAACCCTAAAAATGTGGTTATTATTGGCGGCGGCGATTGCGGTACATTACGTGAAGTGCTTAAGCACCCAAGTGTAGAAACTGTGACACAAATCGATATTGACGAAGTAGTTACCCAAATGTCGTTAAAGTACTTCCCAGAGTTATGTGAATCAAATAACGATCCACGTGCCACTGTGATGTTTGACGATGGCATTAAATATATGCGTGAAGCAGCTGGTGAGTCTATTGATGTAGTGATTGTTGATGGAACTGATCCGGTAGGCCCTGGTGAGGGTTTATTTAACCATGCGTTTTATACTAGCTGTTTAAATGCACTTCGCCCTGGTGGAATACTCGTACAACAAAGTGAATCGCCACTTATGCATATGCCACTACTGGTTGAAATGCGCGAAGCTATGCTAAGTGTTGGTTTTAACGACTTGCAAACCCTGCCATTCCCACAACCTATTTACCCAAGTGGTTTATGGTCAGTGACGCTAGCTCGCAAATCTGAAGCATTTAACGGTTTTAGAGAAGATGGCGCAGCAATTATTGCTGAGCATAGTGAATACTACAATGGCGGTATTCATCACGGTGCACTCGCAACACCTAATTACATGAAACGCGCTTTTAACAAAAAATAA
- the ompR gene encoding two-component system response regulator OmpR, with amino-acid sequence MGQETVKVLVVDDDKRLRSLLERYLVEQGFIVRTAADSEQMDRLIERENFHLMVLDLMLPGEDGLSICRRLRQKENQIPIVMLTAKGDEVDRIIGLELGADDYIPKPFNPRELLARIKAILRRQSKEVPGAPSAQENLIAFGKFTLNLATREMSEGDNTVSLTSGEFAVLKALVSHPREPLSRDKLMNLARGRDYSALERSIDVQVSRLRRMIEVDAANPRYIQTVWGLGYVFVPDGEK; translated from the coding sequence ATGGGACAAGAGACAGTAAAAGTATTGGTGGTTGATGACGATAAACGTTTGCGTAGTTTGCTGGAACGCTACTTGGTAGAGCAAGGGTTTATTGTCAGAACAGCTGCGGATTCAGAGCAAATGGATAGACTAATTGAGCGTGAAAACTTTCATCTAATGGTACTTGATTTAATGCTGCCCGGCGAAGATGGGCTTTCTATTTGTAGACGTTTACGCCAAAAAGAAAACCAAATCCCTATTGTTATGCTTACCGCCAAAGGTGATGAAGTAGACCGCATTATTGGCCTAGAACTCGGCGCTGACGATTATATTCCGAAACCATTTAACCCTCGCGAGCTATTAGCACGTATAAAAGCTATTTTACGTCGCCAATCAAAAGAAGTACCAGGGGCGCCTTCAGCGCAGGAGAACTTAATTGCGTTTGGTAAATTTACCCTAAATTTAGCCACCCGCGAAATGAGTGAAGGCGATAACACGGTGTCACTCACTAGTGGTGAATTTGCGGTGCTAAAAGCGTTAGTGTCTCATCCGCGTGAGCCATTAAGTCGTGATAAATTAATGAACTTAGCTAGAGGGCGAGACTACAGTGCGCTTGAGCGCAGTATTGATGTTCAAGTATCACGTCTTCGTAGGATGATCGAAGTCGATGCCGCTAACCCACGCTATATTCAAACGGTATGGGGTTTAGGTTATGTATTTGTTCCTGACGGTGAAAAGTAA
- a CDS encoding methylamine utilization protein, protein MLKILLAILGCIIVFKSSAATVTVYNNNQKVQENVVVWLAPDQASGVNINKSLFTMTQKNRQFTPHILVVEKNSQVEFPNADSIMHHVYSFSKSKTFELKLYREQPQDPITFEQTGVVELGCNIHDWMLGYIVVVDSPYYAITNEQGVASFDIPNGAYKLNVWHEGFRDISNIESQKVVITNNKLSYQLKQKLTLPIRVEVDEFDDYE, encoded by the coding sequence ATGCTGAAAATTTTACTCGCTATTTTAGGTTGTATCATTGTTTTTAAGAGTAGTGCAGCAACGGTTACTGTTTATAATAACAACCAAAAAGTTCAAGAAAATGTTGTTGTTTGGTTAGCTCCAGATCAAGCCTCTGGCGTGAATATAAATAAATCACTTTTCACTATGACACAAAAAAATCGCCAATTTACACCACATATCTTAGTCGTTGAAAAAAACAGCCAAGTTGAATTTCCTAACGCTGACTCGATAATGCATCACGTGTATTCATTTTCTAAAAGCAAAACATTTGAATTAAAGCTTTATCGAGAACAACCACAAGATCCAATTACATTTGAACAAACAGGAGTTGTGGAGCTTGGTTGTAATATTCATGATTGGATGTTGGGTTACATTGTTGTTGTGGATAGCCCATATTATGCAATCACCAATGAGCAAGGAGTAGCATCGTTCGATATCCCAAATGGAGCCTATAAACTAAATGTTTGGCATGAAGGCTTTAGAGATATTAGCAACATAGAGTCGCAAAAAGTTGTTATAACTAACAATAAATTAAGTTATCAGTTAAAACAAAAACTAACTTTGCCTATTAGGGTTGAAGTTGATGAGTTTGACGATTATGAATAG
- the envZ gene encoding two-component system sensor histidine kinase EnvZ, whose translation MGMFPRSAFGQTVFLVAALLLINQIVSYVTVSLYVVKPTIEQVNLMLAKQIKTVFIDWEDGVEVTDEVSEKFFEITGIEVMTQREAMRHGLGQSREYSGLSRSMSEQLNGFSRVRISQTDPLIYWVEAPQAPGYWVKVPLTGFKESNLEFLTFYLSSIGFLSVLGGWLFARHLNRPLKALQQAAIKVGVGDFSTKLQEQGSSEVIEVTRAFNQMSRGIAALENDRRLLMAGVSHDLRTPLTRIRLATEMMVDEDDYLREGIIYDIEDMNGIIDQFIEYLRHHKREEQTCEDINALLGEVVQSELKHQRAITFKPNPNIGKIPISSVAIKRVVTNMIENALRYSEGDIEVLSYFNSNKKYVVIAVNDSGPGIPESELESVFEPFKQGDAARGSEGSGLGLAIIKRIIDMHGGKVVLSNRPEGGLSAQIYLPIKVTNPS comes from the coding sequence ATGGGAATGTTTCCGCGTAGTGCGTTTGGACAAACCGTATTTTTGGTTGCCGCTTTGTTGCTTATTAACCAAATAGTCTCCTACGTCACGGTAAGTTTATATGTGGTTAAACCCACCATTGAACAAGTTAATTTAATGCTGGCTAAGCAAATTAAAACCGTGTTTATTGATTGGGAAGATGGCGTTGAAGTCACCGATGAAGTCTCTGAGAAGTTTTTTGAAATAACCGGCATTGAAGTAATGACTCAGCGTGAAGCTATGCGTCATGGTTTAGGCCAAAGTCGTGAGTATTCTGGGCTATCGCGTAGTATGTCTGAGCAATTAAATGGCTTTTCTCGGGTGCGCATTAGTCAAACTGATCCGCTTATTTATTGGGTAGAAGCCCCGCAGGCGCCGGGTTATTGGGTCAAAGTGCCGCTCACCGGATTTAAAGAAAGTAACCTTGAGTTTTTAACCTTTTATCTTTCTAGTATCGGCTTTTTAAGTGTACTAGGAGGTTGGTTATTTGCCAGGCATTTGAACCGACCACTAAAAGCATTACAACAAGCTGCGATAAAAGTAGGGGTAGGCGACTTTAGTACCAAGTTACAAGAGCAAGGGTCGAGCGAGGTTATTGAGGTAACGCGCGCCTTTAATCAAATGTCGCGAGGTATTGCTGCCCTTGAAAACGACCGTCGATTACTTATGGCCGGTGTTTCTCATGATTTACGCACACCGCTTACGCGTATTCGTTTAGCCACAGAAATGATGGTTGATGAAGATGATTATTTACGTGAAGGCATTATTTACGATATTGAAGATATGAATGGCATTATCGATCAATTTATCGAATATTTACGCCATCATAAACGTGAAGAACAAACCTGCGAAGATATTAATGCGCTCCTTGGTGAAGTCGTACAAAGTGAGCTTAAGCATCAACGTGCGATCACGTTTAAACCGAATCCTAATATTGGAAAAATTCCCATAAGTAGTGTCGCGATTAAGCGAGTAGTGACCAATATGATAGAAAATGCACTACGCTACTCAGAGGGTGATATTGAAGTACTCAGTTATTTTAATTCCAATAAAAAATATGTGGTTATTGCGGTCAACGATAGTGGTCCGGGTATTCCTGAAAGCGAGTTGGAGTCTGTGTTTGAGCCGTTTAAACAAGGTGATGCAGCTCGCGGTAGTGAAGGTAGCGGCCTAGGCCTTGCAATTATTAAGCGTATTATCGATATGCATGGCGGCAAGGTGGTGCTCTCTAATCGCCCTGAAGGTGGTTTAAGTGCGCAAATATACCTACCAATAAAGGTTACTAATCCAAGCTAA
- a CDS encoding acyltransferase, with product MSVIRSVFSIFFYTINTLFWFVPIFICGIVKLIPIKGLQKLMSWTAKQCASIWVTFNTLNQTLLTPTKLNVTGLEELKLKDWYLVIANHQSWVDILVLQRVFNRKIPFLNFFLKKELIYVPVLGLCWWALDFPFMTRTSKSQLKKNPKLRGKDLETTRKACEKFKEMPVSVVNFVEGTRFTAQKHARQNSPFPHLLKPKAGGVAFVMQAMGEQISKVVNVTIHYPKGIPTFMDFAAGKVKHIDVHVEVKGVSDDLIGDYTNDPDFRVRFQTELNRVWEEKNQTLVNLKQK from the coding sequence ATGTCAGTTATTCGCAGTGTATTTAGTATTTTCTTTTACACAATAAACACTCTTTTTTGGTTTGTACCTATTTTTATTTGTGGCATCGTTAAGCTAATCCCAATTAAGGGACTTCAAAAATTAATGAGCTGGACGGCCAAGCAATGTGCCTCTATTTGGGTGACGTTTAACACGCTAAATCAAACGTTATTAACGCCAACAAAGCTAAATGTAACCGGTCTAGAAGAGCTAAAATTGAAAGATTGGTACCTAGTTATCGCGAACCACCAAAGCTGGGTGGATATTTTAGTATTACAGCGAGTGTTTAACCGCAAAATACCTTTTTTAAACTTCTTTTTGAAAAAAGAGCTTATTTACGTACCTGTTTTAGGTTTATGTTGGTGGGCGCTCGACTTTCCTTTTATGACCCGCACCAGTAAAAGCCAATTAAAAAAGAATCCTAAATTGCGTGGTAAAGATTTAGAAACGACTCGTAAAGCGTGTGAAAAATTTAAAGAAATGCCGGTTAGTGTGGTTAACTTTGTTGAAGGTACGCGTTTTACAGCGCAAAAGCATGCGCGCCAAAATAGCCCGTTTCCTCATTTACTTAAACCAAAAGCGGGTGGTGTGGCGTTTGTAATGCAAGCTATGGGTGAGCAAATTTCTAAGGTGGTAAATGTCACTATTCATTACCCTAAGGGCATTCCTACCTTTATGGATTTTGCAGCCGGTAAAGTAAAACACATTGATGTACATGTTGAAGTAAAAGGTGTTAGTGACGACTTAATTGGTGATTACACTAATGATCCTGACTTTAGAGTACGTTTTCAAACGGAATTAAATCGCGTGTGGGAAGAAAAAAACCAGACGCTCGTTAATTTAAAACAAAAATAA
- the greB gene encoding transcription elongation factor GreB, translated as MKTNLITREGYLQLQQEHDHLWNEKRPEVTKIVSWAASLGDRSENADYQYNKRLLRQIDRRVRYLRKRIPDLKIVDYSPVQDGKVFFGAWVEIENEAGECKNFRIVGPDEIYDRNDYISIDSPMARALLKKQVDDDFEVMTPQGAKQWYVNNITYQK; from the coding sequence GTGAAAACAAATTTAATTACTCGCGAAGGTTATTTACAACTGCAGCAAGAACATGATCATCTTTGGAATGAAAAACGCCCAGAAGTAACTAAAATAGTGAGCTGGGCTGCTAGTCTAGGTGATCGCTCTGAAAACGCAGACTATCAGTACAACAAACGTTTACTACGCCAAATTGACCGTCGTGTTCGCTATTTACGAAAACGCATCCCCGATCTAAAAATTGTTGACTACTCACCCGTACAAGACGGCAAAGTTTTTTTTGGAGCGTGGGTAGAAATAGAAAACGAGGCCGGTGAGTGTAAAAATTTTAGAATTGTCGGCCCCGATGAAATTTATGATCGCAACGACTATATTTCTATCGATTCACCAATGGCGCGAGCGCTATTAAAAAAACAAGTAGACGATGATTTTGAGGTCATGACTCCTCAAGGTGCTAAGCAGTGGTACGTAAATAACATTACCTATCAAAAATGA
- a CDS encoding glycoside hydrolase family 97 protein has translation MRLPLLLVALLASSAFAKEATLKSPDQKIKITISDQSSSPHYSISFNGKPVIEQSRLGFRFKSQAPFDDGFVISEVTRSQTDSQWQQPWGERQTVVDKHNEIAVTFNKPAPHAGTYTVRFKAFDSGVGFRYEVPKQADFEKTEITKELTEFAIAAKDKTTAWWIPARGWNRYEYVYNTTDLQDAALVHTPFTFKNGNGVHVSIHEAALVDYAGMVLNQRRPGTFSADLTPWSDGIAVKKRGAFNTPWRTIQIGERAIDLVNSDIILNLNEPNKLGDVSWVKPGKYVGIWWGMHINETTWGSGEKHGATTKNTKYYMDFAAEYGFDGVLVEGWNTGWDGDWFYNGDVFSFTKPYDDFDIVALTQYSKEKGVQLIGHHETSGNVSNYRDQMEDAFALYEKSNVSQIKTGYVADGANIKRIDENGIARFEWHDGQFMVNEYLHNIKLAAKYKLSINTHEPIKDTGLRRTYPNWIAREGARGQEFNAWGTPPNPPEHIPMLAFTRMLAGPMDFTPGIFDMSFNGLGDETNRPQTTLAKQLALYVVMYSPIQMAADLPRNYLAKPDAFQFIQDVPTDWQQSIALDGEVGDFIVFARKERKRDNYSGNDWYLGAVTDENARTIEIKLDFLDKDKQFEAQIYQDGKNAEWKNNPYDLSIEKRTVTASDKLTLKLATSGGTAIRFKAL, from the coding sequence ATGAGATTACCTTTACTACTAGTTGCTTTACTTGCAAGCAGTGCTTTTGCAAAAGAAGCCACGCTGAAATCACCTGATCAAAAAATTAAAATTACCATTTCTGATCAATCATCATCCCCTCATTACTCTATTAGCTTTAATGGTAAGCCTGTTATTGAGCAGTCACGCTTAGGTTTTAGGTTTAAAAGCCAAGCACCATTTGATGACGGCTTTGTTATTAGTGAAGTAACTCGTTCACAAACCGATAGCCAATGGCAGCAACCTTGGGGAGAGCGTCAAACCGTTGTTGATAAGCACAATGAAATTGCCGTTACCTTCAATAAACCTGCGCCCCACGCTGGCACATACACTGTACGATTTAAAGCCTTTGATAGTGGTGTAGGTTTTCGCTATGAAGTCCCTAAGCAAGCCGATTTTGAAAAAACTGAAATTACTAAAGAACTGACCGAATTTGCTATTGCCGCAAAAGATAAAACCACCGCATGGTGGATACCTGCTCGCGGTTGGAACCGTTATGAATATGTCTATAACACTACAGACTTACAAGATGCTGCACTTGTTCATACCCCTTTTACCTTTAAAAATGGTAACGGTGTACATGTCAGCATTCATGAAGCAGCTCTGGTAGATTATGCAGGGATGGTGCTTAACCAGCGTCGCCCAGGTACGTTTAGTGCCGATTTAACACCGTGGTCTGATGGCATTGCGGTTAAGAAGCGCGGCGCATTCAATACTCCTTGGCGCACCATTCAAATAGGTGAGCGAGCGATAGACTTAGTTAATTCAGATATTATTTTAAACCTGAATGAGCCAAATAAACTCGGTGATGTGTCGTGGGTTAAACCAGGTAAATATGTAGGTATTTGGTGGGGAATGCACATCAATGAAACAACTTGGGGCAGTGGAGAAAAACACGGTGCCACCACAAAAAATACTAAATACTATATGGACTTTGCCGCTGAGTATGGCTTTGACGGCGTATTAGTTGAAGGTTGGAACACAGGTTGGGATGGCGACTGGTTTTATAATGGTGATGTATTTAGCTTTACTAAGCCTTATGACGATTTCGATATTGTAGCGCTTACACAGTACAGTAAAGAAAAAGGGGTGCAGTTAATTGGTCATCATGAAACCTCTGGCAATGTCAGCAATTATCGCGACCAAATGGAAGATGCTTTTGCGCTTTATGAAAAATCGAATGTAAGCCAAATAAAAACTGGTTATGTGGCCGATGGTGCCAATATAAAACGCATAGATGAAAACGGCATTGCCCGCTTTGAATGGCATGACGGCCAATTTATGGTAAATGAATACTTACATAACATTAAACTTGCCGCTAAATACAAGCTAAGCATCAACACACATGAACCAATAAAAGACACGGGTCTGCGCCGCACTTACCCTAACTGGATTGCCCGTGAAGGTGCGCGTGGTCAAGAGTTTAACGCATGGGGCACACCACCCAATCCACCAGAACACATTCCCATGCTTGCCTTTACGCGTATGCTGGCAGGACCAATGGACTTTACCCCTGGTATTTTTGATATGAGCTTTAATGGCTTAGGGGACGAGACAAATCGCCCACAAACAACACTAGCAAAGCAATTAGCATTGTATGTAGTAATGTACAGCCCAATTCAAATGGCGGCGGATTTACCACGGAATTATTTAGCTAAACCCGATGCTTTTCAGTTCATTCAAGACGTACCAACCGATTGGCAGCAAAGTATTGCGCTTGATGGTGAAGTAGGCGACTTTATTGTATTTGCACGCAAAGAGCGCAAGCGCGATAACTATTCAGGGAACGATTGGTACTTAGGTGCAGTGACTGACGAAAATGCCCGCACCATTGAGATTAAACTCGACTTTTTAGATAAAGATAAACAGTTTGAAGCGCAAATCTACCAAGACGGTAAAAACGCTGAGTGGAAGAACAATCCTTATGATTTAAGCATTGAAAAACGCACTGTTACCGCAAGCGATAAGCTAACATTAAAATTGGCCACCAGTGGCGGTACAGCCATTCGTTTTAAAGCTCTCTAG